The window TAAGTCAATAGCTGGAAAACGTTTTCATTCTCAGTAGGGGACGGTTCCTCGTTAAATTAACGCTTGAGGCATAAGGTGTTACAACAACGCACTTGTCAAATCCGATAAGTCCTTTAATTTACTCAATGGTAAATGAGATTATTACGTTAAATGAGAGCTGCGGGTAGTCCAGGTCTTTGGAAAACGGCGGGAACGGTGCGGCGTCGCGGATGCTGCGGATCGCCACTTCCCGTAAATAAATATTTCCGGACGACCTCTCTTCTATCAGTTTGACCGTGTTCAGTGCCCCGAGTTTTGAGACCACAAAGGCGAGATAAACCTCGCCGGTCTCGGCGTGGGAGTAATTTTGATAAGCTGCCCTTCTGATCTTTTCGCGGACCAGGTTGTAATAACTGACATAAGAAGGATTATTGATCTTGTTCATTTCAACCGGGGCCAGGGATATTTTTTTCTTGAGCGCGTTTATATCCGGCTTGTTCGCCGCTGGTTTTATGAAGTTCATATCGTTGATAGTCAGGGTTTTCTTGCCCGGGATTCCGTTCTTGTCTGCCGCGGGCCGGGGGATGATCCGGTCAAATTTGCTGATCCGGGAATTTATGCTGACGCGACTGTTTCTTTTAGATTGGGTTTGTTTGGTGAACGGCTTGGGTTTCGGCGGCTGCGGAGGGTTTTTAAGATATACGATCCGCACCTTGGTCATCCGTTTATCGCGGATAAAAGGATTGAGCTGGGGTATGCTTAGAAAAATAACACTATGCAATATCAGGGACGCGATCAGCGTCCGCTGGAAGATACTTTCGGTATTCATGTAAACCAATATAATTTAGTTGCTACTTTCTGTCAATAACTATATTAGGGGACGGTTCCTCGTTACGCAACGTTTTACTTATCAATAGGTTACAATAAGGCGTTTTACACTTTTAACAACACCGCGATTGAATAAATATGACAAACCCGTTATTGTAACTTGTTATGGCGCAAGCAGTAATTTGAAGAGGAACCGTCCCCTCTTTTTAGAAGGTTACCTTTACGCCGGTGGTTATGGAAAATCCCGGCATTGGATAATCTTTGATCACTTCGTATTTACGGTCGAAGATGTTCTTTAACCAGAGGTATCCGGTTATGTTCTCATTGACCTTCTTGGAAAGGCTGAGGTTGAAAACATAGAACTCTTTTACCGGATCGTTATTGGTTGTATCTTTATACCTGCGGCCGGTAAATTGCCCGTTTAATTCGCAGGTGAACCCGTTTATGTCGTGATATCTTAATGCGGCGTCGACTTTATGCTTGGGTTGATAAACTATATATTTATTCGTGTGTTTATCCACCGCTTTCTGGAATGTATAATTCAAATC of the Candidatus Omnitrophota bacterium genome contains:
- a CDS encoding TonB C-terminal domain-containing protein — translated: MNTESIFQRTLIASLILHSVIFLSIPQLNPFIRDKRMTKVRIVYLKNPPQPPKPKPFTKQTQSKRNSRVSINSRISKFDRIIPRPAADKNGIPGKKTLTINDMNFIKPAANKPDINALKKKISLAPVEMNKINNPSYVSYYNLVREKIRRAAYQNYSHAETGEVYLAFVVSKLGALNTVKLIEERSSGNIYLREVAIRSIRDAAPFPPFSKDLDYPQLSFNVIISFTIE
- a CDS encoding TonB-dependent receptor, which translates into the protein DLNYTFQKAVDKHTNKYIVYQPKHKVDAALRYHDINGFTCELNGQFTGRRYKDTTNNDPVKEFYVFNLSLSKKVNENITGYLWLKNIFDRKYEVIKDYPMPGFSITTGVKVTF